AGACATTCAGCTTCTTGCATCGATTACCGAGAGCGACTTTGACGGGGAAGCTCACGTACCGACAGCCACGGCTATGCCACCTGGAACCCATGATCGCCATCGCTTGCCTACTGACAAGgttctcgtcatcgtcgtgcaGGCGAAAAGAACGCCAGCGCCGACAGCCCACTCCTTGACCTTTGGCGGCAGCCCTTGCCCAGTCACCAGCCTCGCAGTGAATATCCAAACGTAAGCGGTCGGAACTTGAAACAACTCTCCCGGGATCGTATAAACCCTACGGTGGTGCGCCGTTGGTAAGAGAAGCCCGTACATATGGCCAAACCAAACCCCTGAGGCACGCAGAGGTACTCACATAGTATACAAGCGATATATAAAGGCACTGAGCAGGGCACCGACTGTGGCGCCAATCACTTGTCCCCAAAACTGGGCTTTCGGAGCGGCTCCGAGGAGATGACCGGTTTTAAGGTCCTGCATAAGGTCTCCGGCTTGCAAGGCGCCCTGGTCGACGATGATACCTGTTTGTAAGCTACTGGCAACATGTGAGCGCAATCTGGGCAAAGGCATGCCACTTACGGCCTCGGACTATACATGTAGTTATGTCAGCTCAGTTGCGCGGTAAAACGATGCCACTTAAGGAGAGCAGGAAGTGAGGGTGTTCCTACCACAGCCCCTGCGACGAGGTTGATGAGCACGCTATTCTTGTTGGACTGGGGCACAATGATGGCGAAGAAGAGCTGAGCCAGCTTGCTGATGCCAGAAACAGGATTCAAGTCGGTCTCGCCCAGAGCGCGAACCCCCATGATGCTGAGGACGAGAGCCATGAGGACGGCCGTAACGGTCGCATAGAGGGGGACGAGATCCCCGAATACAACATGTATGGTCAGAACGCATAGAAGAATGGAAAGAACAAGCCCGACAGCTACGAGACGTCCCCCGATGCGATGCTCGGgcggggcgtcgtcgtcgtcgctatTGCTTTTGCCGCAGTCCGACCGGTCACGGGCAGATGCCGGGCGAGAGGCctggcggccgtcatcgtcCCGGTCTGACAGTGGCGCATAGTGGTGTGAGGAGCGGCCAAACAATGACGTGAtacctcctcgagcgcgtaGCCGGAGTCGCAGCGGCTCAATGAGCACAAGGAGCCTTCGACCGAGTAAAGGTTGCAGGGCGATATAGCCGAGGCTGACCACAGCATCGACAAGCATGATGGCCAGCGAAATCCAGACGATCCACCCCTTGCTGCCATGTTCCCAGTCATCGACGGGACCCGGCGCCCAGCCTTTGACTTTTGCGAGAGGACTGAGCAGGCCCCAGCCGACAACGGCCCCGATAACCATGTGCAACGTGGTCTCCGCTCCCATTATGATGCCTTGGCCAACGTAGGCAAGACTTGGGTTCAGCGTCCAGAGCCATGTCTGAGCTGCAACGGTTCCGAATATCGGAATGTTGCGCAAGAAGGGGAGAAAGTAGGTGGTGACCGTGAAGAGCCCTGAGACAAGAAAGCATAGAAGCAGGAGGCGCATGTTGGACACCCAGTCCTGTGAGACATCGGGGTCCCCGTCTGGAGATACCGAGCGGTCTAATGGAGCAGGTTCACTGGTAATGGGTGACTGACTGGGCGATGTTTCCTGGCGAGGCACAAGACTTGCAAATCCACCCTGAGCTGCAGCGTCTAGGTCTTCCTTGCTCGAGGAACGAGCTCCCTGGCCGTGAAGGACAGATATCAAGACGGCGGTGCTGAACCCGCTGGGAAACCGGAGTCTTTCGCGGATGATGACCTGGTGGCGCCTGTGGATGAGGGTCAGCAAGCCCGCGACTTTTATCCACCACAACAGGGTCGCCGCTTACAGGGGCacagcgaagacgacgccaaAGTAGCAGAGTCCCAGTGACCAGATAATGAGCTGGCCAACACTAAGAAATAAGGGGCCTTGCTCCTCTGGAGTCAGGAGATAGTCCATGGCGGGAATCTACAGGCGCGCATTAGCTACGGGAAGGATATTTCACTTGGGCAGAAGGAGACTAACGACGCCGACAAAGCCGCAACCAAGAGGCATGATTGCCATGCCACAGGCAACGCTCTGAAGAAGCACATTCTCGACGGGCGTGAAGGGGAAGCGCaggtggcggcgcaggagccTGAAAATGCCGAATCCCATGAGGCTGGCGGGCATGGACATGATAGACACCCATCCGGTCTGGAGGCCAAAGTAAACATTGGCAGCACATATGACGGTGCCAACACCGAGGCCTGCGAGGACGCTCCGCGCCGTAAAGTGACGGCCcggtggcagcggtggcTTGATGTGCGGCCGGTCCAGCAGTTGCTGGTCTTCTCGCATCTGCTCCCCTGGTGGGAGGTGCGGCGATATCGGCTCCATACGTTCCACGTGGCGATGATAGTCCCGAATCCGAATCGGCACCGAATTTTTCTCCTCTCGGTGTCCCTGGCTGTTGACTAGCCCCCTCTCATGGTCGACGGTTGTTGTCGCGACCGGTGGTGCACAACTCGTGACGAGTCTGACGTTGAGGCAAAATGGCGAAGTAGTGTGAGTGAGAGACACCGAGACTGCAAACGTCACCTCCCGGCTGTTGTAGGGCTTGGGGGTTGATCAAAGAGACGTGGGCTTGCAAGTCCCCCAGGGCGATCTACGAGGCGACTCGAGATTGTCTCGCTGTGAATAATGgcttgatgatgacgggTGGCGGCCAGGACAAAACGAAGCACGAAGTCCACTAACTTAGTAGCTAGTGCTGGAGTATAGGTTAGCATGTTAGGTCATGTTGACGCTAACATGCCATGACTAATACAGTGCAGGGTTGTCTCAAGACAACCATAATCCTCTATGCTACATGGTGCCACATGTCGTCAATCAATACAACAGTTGGATAAGGATCAAGGCCAGGTTGTGCCATGGCTACCTTACACATAGAGGCCGCAATCTGCGGATATAAGCGAGTCGCCCACGGCAGGGGTCATCATTATCACAGGCCGAAGCTATCTAGAAGCGACGCGGCATCCGGCTCTTGGAATGTCGGTGGCGTCGGGGTCAACGGCTTCCCgcttcttgctgctgcgcccacCTTCGCCCCAGAGCCAAGGTCCCGGCGAATGGAgggcaggtcgtcgacgaccaaAGAGCTTCGACGCCGAAGCAGCTTGAGCGGATTCACCTCCCCCGCGAACCCAGCCATTGCAGGTTGTTGGAATTCCCAGTTCCGcactgtcgtcgtcgcgtgcTCGGTCAGTGAAGTTCGGGGCCACAGTCTGTCTATCGTCTCCGAACAAGGAGGCAAACTCACCCAAGTCCAGGCCGAGAAGGTCGCAGCCCATGCGGTCGTACAACTTGGCACTATGAAGAACAAATTCCCACTCTATCTTCGGCGTCACCTTGGACGCTCCCCGCAGTGTCTGCAATGTCTGTTGCCGAAGTTGTGAGTACAGCACAACAAGAGCCGGGTCGTCCGTTAGAAAGAGGCGGGATTGGATGTCAGGCGAACACGGAGTCTCCAAGAGCGTGTAAACGGGTGTCTGAAGATTCGAAGTTAGCGTAGACCAGGCAGGTGACACCGTCCGTCCTCACGACGCCCATGAAACTCACGATCAGCGCCCTGACCGCCATGTCCTTGCGACCCAGCATCCAGAATGCCCATGATGCAAGCCACCTGTTCCCTTGCTGCGCTGCAAGTGGAAGCATCTCATCACGAAGTATTTTTCGCAACACTGGACCACTGTCCCCTCCGTGAACCCGGGCAATGGCAACAGCGAGGTGCATGTCGCGAAGCTGCCGCAAGCACACCTCGAcagcgtcctcgaggcggtcgGCCAAAAGAAAGAAGGCCGCCGCGTATGCGAAGCGCCGCTTGCTAAGCAATGCGTACGCGTTTTTCAGGGCAGCCGTCCGCCACTTGGGCTCATCAAAGTTGTTCGCCAATAACCGCTGCGTTGCCGCCTGCTCCTTATTCCAGCTGGCCATGCGCCACAGACCTTGCAGCACTGCCTTTTTTCGCAATGCCAGATAAAAGAGGCTGCAGTCGACAGGGTTCTTAGTGTCCCCCTTGTTGTACTCGTTACGAGCAATGATCTCGAATTGATCTTTCTGCGTGCGATCAGCGCAGTGGCCCTTTCGTCAGTCCTTGTTACACTAAATGAAGCCCATCAACTTACCACTGTGTTAATGTCCGAGAGCCACATGAAAATGCCGCTCTCCCGCGCATTGTTCCACAACATTTGCCCGTGGGCTTGCCGAGATACAAAATCGAGCAAGAGGTCTTGGCTTCCGGAGTGATACGCCCAGTTAAACTCTCGCCAGGACAGGTACATGTCGGTCGACCGTGTCCTCCTGAGCGCGTTCTGGCGGAAAAACACCATGAATCGGGCCGCATTTTCGTCCATGGACCGCCGGTGCTTTTCAACCAAGGCTACACACTCAACCATATCCGCAAGCTGCATCTGTTCATGGCCCGACAGTTGCGGGATGCCGATGCTCAGCAACTTTTCGTTGATAGCCACGGCCGTCTTTTCAGAAAAACCTgcttcatcctcctccatTTCCTCTCCCTTGTGCCCATTCAAAAAGGCGACGCCTGGTCTCTCTCCGGGTTGCGTATCATCGGTCTAGATAGGTTGTCGTTAGCGGTCGAGCACCCACCTACTGCGCGCCTGTCGACTTACAGGGGTTGTGTAAAAGCCCTTCAGGTCCAGTCCGAGGTAGTCATCGACGGGTTCACCCGGGACAAGATACTTTAGTGTCTTATGCATTGCTTCAAGGATCCGCCGAACCTGGATGCTCTTTCCGGAGAGGATGCATTGACTGAGAAATTGCGGGTGAAACACAGGAATTGGACCGTTAAAACGCTGAACGGCCTCAAACAGATCCCAGGTTCCGTCTTTGCGGTGGTGAGTGAGTCGAACATCTGGAAGAAGTGATTCGTTGCTGCCAGCACGTCGATCGTAAGCGAAAAGCTGATTGCCAGCACCAACTACTAAATGGCCGTCACCGAGCCACGTTGAGTCGCCGATCGGATGGGGGCTGAGGCTGCGGATGCTGATTTCCCGGATCGGTGCCCAGGCAGGGCCCTTGTTTAGATAGTCAAACCGCATCTGGGATAAGAGTACGACGCGATGCTGGAAGCCTACGGCGAGTATCGACTGACTGTCAGGGGTAGATGTCCAGTCGAGGTCCCGAATATCGTCGTCCGTGGCATAACCCTTCTCAAACTCGAGGCGGGAGCCACCTATATCCCAGATGGTAATTTGTGATCGGGCGGAATTTACCAGCGCAGCCTTTTTCAACATGCTTCCGCTGGCCAGTGCAGGATCGGGAATACCCGTCTCGGTGTAGCAAGTTGACAACCACTCAACGCAGTGCCGCGCAGGGTCGATGCGGGCCGTCCAAAAGTCGACACGCCCGGAGCGTGTGTAGGAAATAGCAACATCACGTGCGAACACATCTAAGAAGCCCGAGGCCATGGGAGAAGACCCTGCTGGATCGACTGGAAGGACGTACTTCAGATCTTCGGGAGCTGCCATTTCGAAGCGGCAGAACTCTTCAATAGCGGCCCCTTCCGTGGTCAAGGGGCCGTCAATGAATCGAGGCAGCCTAACCTCCCATACCATTCCATGACGATCCGAGGAGACGGTGGCCACGTGAGCAGTCGTAATCTGCCTGGCGTCGGGGCGAGGCAGTATGATGAGACACAGAGGGTTGCCGTCAAGGTGAAAAGAGCAGCTGGAAAGCAGGGTTGCCGTTTCGGCGCGGCAATCCCACAGCGATATTTCGTTGTCGcagaggaggatgatgaagCGACCTTTGCGGAGGAGAGAGATGCGATGGATCCGTCTAGTTTCCGGGATAACACTGCGCCGGGATAATTCAATGGCCGATGTGCTGCGCATGCTCGAAAAGCCATGTTGCCAAACGATGCACTCACTGTTGTCGGTCCTAGACACGATAGCTCGGCCGCTGAAATTGCGCACGATTTTCTTTATGGGCGATGAATGGCCTGACCAGACAGCCTCAAGGGCGAGTCGCCTGTCGTTGGTGGTGGGGTCAAGTAAATCTGCGACGTTGCTCGTGAGAACGCCGATTCTTCCGTCAAAGGCGTGTACCATGATACGCAAGCGCCCGTCGGACTTGTCGCAATACGTCTCCGTTTGCAAATGGGGGGTGTCTTGCTGAGGATTCAGGAAGCCTCCCAAGCTCTCGAACTGACGAGACTGGACCTGGGCGATACTGAAAATCCTGCCCTTGCTTCCGCGCGCATCGCCCACGTTCTCCAGAGCCCATGCCGACATGATACCTTGAGGGCTGATGACCAGGCATATTTCTGGACTCCGGTTCGCAACAGCCACGAGGTGATCGAGAGCCACATCGTCGGTGCTCTGGTCATCGGCCATGcggtccttgacggcgcATTCCACTGCGGCGGTGAAGTCGCGACCATCGATGATGCAGACCAAGCGCGGGGTGGGAGCAGCGAAAAGCCGACTAGAAGTCTCCATGAGACTGACGTGCCCCCAGAGCTGCCAGTAGCGGCCATCACTACTATCAATTGGGGTCCAGATTCGAATGTGCAGGTCCCGACAGAGTGTGTATAGAATATTTTCGACGACTTGATCCGGGTGGAATGGCCTGCGCCATCTCACCGACGTCACAACATCGGGGTGGCGCAAGTAGGACATATCGAAGCGAACCTCGTCGGCTCCGTATGTGAGGCGCCGCCATATCTTGGGCAGACGATCGTAGCGCCCAATGCTCGCAATGTAAGCCGAGTCAAACGATATAGCGGCAGAACTGACTGGGCTTGGCAAAGCCTTCATCCAGCAACAGGAGGGTTGCGATCGGGTGGCGTAGAGACTGAGGGCACGAGTGCCAACGAGAAGCTCCTCAGAGTTTCCCCAAGAAAGGGAACATGCTGACCCCGGCACCGCATGTGTAATGTCGAAGGAAGCCTCTTGAACCCACTGTGAGAGAGCAGGGTCAGCTTTTCGTCGGCGTCAAGTTATCCAGGCAAGGAGCAGCACCTGCAGACTGTCATCGCGAGCGAGCTTGAGAAGCTTGTAGATGCGGACTTGTTTTGCTGTGCTGACGGCTATGTTCCCAGAGATTTCGTCGAgcgcgatggcctcgagctcgcgcttGTCGTCGTTATCGTAAATGGTCTGCACGATGGCTTGGGAGCCGTCGAGAATGGTAAAGGCGCTGCCGCTTATGTATGCCTACCGCACAATAACCCCACGCGTTAGACAGCATGTGGTCCGACGAGAGGGTAACAAGGACGTGTCGACTCACATTGAGGTGCCGGTCTCTACAGAAACCAGTCGCCAAGCCTTGGAGGCTGGACTGCGGCCTACCTGGGAGGACTGCAGCCATACTGTCCTGAAGCCCCGAGATCGGGCATGTCGACATGCGTGCCTTGAACCGAGCTAAGGCGTGACGGGCTATGCCACAGTGGCGCGTCAAGACGTTATCCCGGCCCTGGGTAGACCAGGCGGTTGCCAAGCGCGATATAGAGTGCAGCCCTCAGTGCGTGGAGTTGGAAATAGTCAAGGCGGTGGGAGGGTTGAGGTGCAAATGATCGTCACAATGCCTTGTCAGGGCGTGCGATGTATGATGCTACGCGAGGGGGAACGGCAACGTATTTGGCCTGCCAGGGCGAAGGTGATGTCTACACCGAGGCGGCTCCCGAGAGCTGCCAAACGGATTGTACTAATAAGGTGTACAGAGCTGGTGAGCTAGCTAAGGTACCCTAGCTTGTGTACCTAGGTAGGGAGTACTAGATAGATAAGGTacttaggtacctagtactaggtactacATGTACTTACTAGGTACGTATGCTGCCGCCCTGGAAATCGGGTTGCCAGTACCACTAATATAAGATCTGAGGTACCAAGGCAGACGCATCAGGTACATGTGGGTACCTGTTACGCCACCCGCCGAGTAAAATGGTCGCTACATTAACTTAGTAGTTAAGTGATACCTACCTCTAGAtacctagtaggtaggtacgtagtacctGGTACCTAAGTACTTCAGTACCTTAGACACCTGTGCCTTTGGCGGAGGTTGGAGCGCTCGTGAATTACCTTCACCAGAGGCACCACGTACCCAGAGTCGGTCTGTATGTCGACACACGAGATAGCCGTCAGATGATTCCAAGCGCCAATTCGGGATAGAAGGGCGTGTGTTGATCAACTGTATAGTAGCCGCCGAAAGTAGTGGCCAGGGTACCGCGCAAGCTGCAGTGTCTTGGAATTTTGACCGTGCTCTCGCTTCGCAATCAACGTTACCAACCAAGCATGACGTAGCCACTGGACAACAGGTACCTAACTTACTGGGCAGCACCACCTCTCGGGCCCAATGATAGCTCATCGTCCAACCAAGAAAGCCTCAACTGGAGTTTCTTTATTCAAATGGGTATCAAGTAGTCTAATCAACGCAAGCCCCTACACACAACTCCACACATCACAGATCTCTTGCCCAAACCCATCGACCTCATCATAGACCATCCGTGTCAAACAGCTGGGGAATGAGAACATTCGCTTGCGTCGTGCGTCCTGTCTATGGATACTAGCCAGACTATCGCCAGGCGAGGATCAGGCCGTAACACCGCCAGGCCAGTGAGGCTCAGGTCTCTGTTCTGGTGACGAGTGGCTTTCCGGGACTGCCTGGCGCCACCGGTGCCACACGACGCGGCTTGGGTCCTTGCAGGGCTGCAGTGAACCCAACGAGCTCTGGACTGCGGCCAGGAATGTCGGCCCTGCCCGGCCCTGTCGCAGTCGATGGCCTGTTGGGTCTGGCATGCCTTGCGATGGGCTTTACTGGCACCGACCTGGTTAGTAAGCCCCTGCCTagctgccgttgccgctccAGGTGTGTCGGCACAGGGGCCTGCGGTGTCGTCGATGGTAATTGCCTAGCCATGAGACTCGCGACCGATCCTCGAGAGTGTCGCCCCCAGGCCGACGGCTCTCCCGCGGCGCTTGAAGTGGCAGCCGACTCGTCATCTGCTTCCTGTACCGTGGCCATGAACCTTGACGTGCGACTAGTACTAGTCACAGGCAGAGCACTCCCCGTCCAACGAGTTGGTGTCTGCATAGGGGTGTTTGGAAAGTCGTGATCCCGTCTGACGTATGACAAACGTGGCGGAAGTGACTTCCAGCCAGTAAAGTTGGTGCCTTTGGTACTGGACATCTCTGTCACCCTCAGTGGCAGTTGCCCTTTCGTGCTCGGTCCAGCGTCATTCAGGACATTCCTCCATTGTTGGAGGGCTCGCAGCCACTTATCACGACCATGCCTCTGCCGCAAGACGGTCGCCGTATGTGCCTGTCCGTTCCGCTGCAGGGTGGCTATCGACCACGCCTTGAGACTATGGCGCTGTTGTTCCGCAGCCCATACGCTCCAAGCAGACGCTTCGCCAGCGCCATGCTGCGTCGTGAGTGTCAGCCATGCATCCACCCAAGCCTGTTTGTAGTGGTCGCGAGCTGTGGCTTGTAGTCCCTGATCGTCGATGGCACTCATGTGCCATACTAGCATTGCTCTGTGAGAaagggctgcggcgccggcggcatgcaGATCTTCTGCCACCTGTGTCGCGATGACATCGCCCTGGCTCGCCGCTTTCCATCGATCAAGCGCCGTGTAAAAGTTGCGTTTTCTGCGCTTGGACGACATTTGTGCATACCTCGCCATGAGATAGCGACGCACCATGCTTCTCATGCGGTTCTTGCGACGATCCACGGCCGCGTCCAAGGTTGCCAAGAGGCGAGACGACCCGATGAAAAGGCGGGCACGGGCATGCAAACGCTTGAGCTCCAAGCAGTCGTTTTGGAGTCGCCCTATTCCGCCACATACTTTCGCCACCCCGATCAAGCTGCGATGGTGTTGAGCAGCGTCTGCCGCTACCTTCTCTCGGTGGGCCACTTCGGTCCACTGCTCAAAGGCCTTGGCGACGGATAGATACTCGCGCCTCCAGGCGAACGCTTGTGCCCTTGCCCGCAATCCCCAGCTATCGAGCGCCGTGTTCAGTAGCTCCACTTGCCGAAGCTGACGATGTTCTCGGGCGCGTCGCGATACTTCCACCTGGGCTGCCCATTCATTCAAGCAGCTGGTTGAGCTGAAGGATGTCGCgaggtgctgtgctgctgcaagcTCAGCACCGCTGCTCTCGATTTGACACGCCCATCTGTTTACGGCACTgagctcgacgccacggGCAGCTACCGACGAAGCTGCTCGCCCTAGCACGGCGTTCTCCTGAGTCCGTGAGGACCACCGCTTGATACCTGCGCGAAGTGACTTTGAACCGAGCCTCCGTCGAAACATAAGCTGAGCTGCCTGACACATCCACCTACCCagggccgcccgcaccaTTGTGGCTTGAGAAGCTTGCGCaagcgccgctgcagctAGGCTGAGCTGCTCTTCATTGTAGGCTATTGCTCGGCGCAGCTTTTGTACAGCAGTTGTTGCGCGCAAATGCTCTGCTGCAGGAGCCTTGAGCGTTGGCGCTCTACTCCAGCCTTGGAAACACCGAAACCGTATCATATGTCTTCGCGCCACAGCTTCTCGTTCGAGTTTGGTAGCCGTTCGGCCTGCCCATCGATTAAAAAATTTACTAGCAAGGTATAGCTCgcgtgccctcgccgcgcggtGAAAAGGGATTTTCCCCAGGTTGGCAGGGTGACTGCTCGTTGGGGCCCTGACCGTTTTTGACGCCCCCTTATCGTTGAATATTGGGCGCAGTGGGGTCGCGGGGGACTCCGATGATTGTTTGGGTGATGCAATACACacttgatggcctcgctcCCCTGAGGCGCTAGCATGGCTGTGACCAGAATTTGCAAGCATTGGCACTGGCGGCTCATGTAGGTCCTGTGACGGAGGTAATCCCGATTCAGTAGTGGCACCGTCAGGGCGAGTGCTGATCTCCAAGGCCTCAGACCGATGCGTGGCCAAGGCATCTCGTCCGCGCGTTATGTGCCCAGACAGAACGCTCGCGAGGTCTCGCCAACGATCGCCGGCTGAGGGCACGTCCAGGGCCCGTGTTGTAGGATCGTAACCTGTGAGCGTAGGGTATGAGTTCCCGTGTCGACTCACGGGATACGAGTTTTCGATTTTGCTGGCAAAAGCCTCCTGAAATACGACAGGAGATGGGTTTTCGGGGCGCGTCGAATGCCCATCGATAGAAACAGGCGAGCGTCGATCGCCTGCAATCTCTGATTGACTGCTAAGATACCTGGACAAAGGGGCGTTTTGGGCACTCAAGTTTGAAGCATTTGGACGAACGTGACGGCGTACGCTCAGGTTGGCGAGGAAGGGAGTCCCAGCTCTATTCCACGACGATACCTCTGGCGCGCCCGGGACCCCATGAGAGGGTCCAACGACATCGGGCTTTAGGGCCGAATTGGGGCGACTCGAGTGCGACTGGGACGGGGATGTTGAGAGCGTGGATGATGTTGCAGCCGAGATGGTAGAGTTGTCCCCAAACTCAAGAATGATGCCCATgcggccgaggatgagctgAAATTTATCCGAAAGAGTGCCATTTCCTTGTTCACCACCAATTCGGAAAATGAAAGCAGACAGGTGGTGATCGGAGTCTGGGTCGATACCAAAGGTCGGTAGGATCTCGTCATATGCCTTGAAAAGTACAGCGGCCGGAAGGGGCTTGGGCTCTGGTGCATGGTCAAGCTCATCctgagcagcggcgacgatgaagtGCAAGATAGTTATGTCTGTCACGAAGCTGTTATGTCAGGACTGAAGTAAGGGCGATAACATGCGTGAAGAAACAAACCTTGATTAGAATAGTACGAATCAGGGCCGGTATGCATCCCTGTGCTGGTTGGTGagcgggcgcggccggggggTGAGGCGCTGTCTATGTGTGCCACTGCGGCGATCAGTCTCTTGCATAATGTGCGCGGAGGAGTATGGCTTACTTGAGGCGGGTACGCGGAGATGTCATCGGGCCATGCCTGTGATAGAATTCGCGCCAGCCCGGCTTGACGATCCTCTTCGTGATGATGCGAAGCGCGCGGTCATCCGCAAAACAGAAGCGAGAGACCAGCAGAATCCTTGGCCAAACGTAGGGCGCGAGCTCGCATGAAGGAGGTACCTTGTCTGACTCGAAGGCGCTGTTGAGAGAGCCGCGACGCTCCTCGCACGGATTGACGGTGTTTGAGGAAAGATTATTTGGCGATGGCTgttgcgcgacgccgaggcgcgcaCTAGGCTGGGCCCAGGCGCGTGTCGCGTGGTTTGGTTTGCCAGCGCGCCCCTGCTGTTGCCCGCTCTAACCGGCGATCGGGGTATCAGGACATTTCGATGGGGTACCTTGCGTATCCTAAACAGGTACTAAGTACTAAGATAGAAATTAGTATCCAGGCAGCACTAGCCCATGCGTAAGTTTAGAAAGTATATAGGTACCTAATAAGTATCTTGAAGGTACCTCCTGATAAAGTAGTACAAAGTACTACTTCCTACGAAGTAATGTCATGTTCCATTGGTCCATTGGCGTTCGCTAGAAGTACTGCTGCGCCGATCCTTGGAATTGCGCAAAGTTCCACGAGGGACAGAGGCCCAAGTACCGAGTAGAGATGAGTAGTCGTGGTGCGGCCCTGGCTCAGGCTGGGCTCTCAAGTCCTTGCAGCAACTGGTACTCTGATGAAGTCTCTCGAGGATGGAGGCATGGCAAGATActaagtacctacctagtactgAGGCCTGATACAtgaagtacttcgtatttCATGTACCCCACATGGCTTAGGTAATATCTTAGTAACGTTCGAAGTACATCAACACTTCCGTGCCTTCTCTTTGTCGCTGTGCTGCGGCCCAGCACAGGCGAGATAGAGCCCAGACACGAACACACTGACTTACAAGATCGTGCCGAGCATTACCTCTTCCGGTGGCAACGGTTCCGCGCCCGACTCGGATCCATCCAACAGTCATTAGATTCTACG
The genomic region above belongs to Purpureocillium takamizusanense chromosome 5, complete sequence and contains:
- the OPT8 gene encoding OPT super (TransMembrane:15 (i36-58o64-84i96-121o141-159i250-268o274-296i308-325o345-367i448-468o474-495i589-610o616-636i648-667o679-704i716-737o)~EggNog:ENOG503NVY1~COG:S) gives rise to the protein MEPISPHLPPGEQMREDQQLLDRPHIKPPLPPGRHFTARSVLAGLGVGTVICAANVYFGLQTGWVSIMSMPASLMGFGIFRLLRRHLRFPFTPVENVLLQSVACGMAIMPLGCGFVGVIPAMDYLLTPEEQGPLFLSVGQLIIWSLGLCYFGVVFAVPLRHQVIIRERLRFPSGFSTAVLISVLHGQGARSSSKEDLDAAAQGGFASLVPRQETSPSQSPITSEPAPLDRSVSPDGDPDVSQDWVSNMRLLLLCFLVSGLFTVTTYFLPFLRNIPIFGTVAAQTWLWTLNPSLAYVGQGIIMGAETTLHMVIGAVVGWGLLSPLAKVKGWAPGPVDDWEHGSKGWIVWISLAIMLVDAVVSLGYIALQPLLGRRLLVLIEPLRLRLRARGGITSLFGRSSHHYAPLSDRDDDGRQASRPASARDRSDCGKSNSDDDDAPPEHRIGGRLVAVGLVLSILLCVLTIHVVFGDLVPLYATVTAVLMALVLSIMGVRALGETDLNPVSGISKLAQLFFAIIVPQSNKNSVLINLVAGAVSEAVSGMPLPRLRSHVASSLQTGIIVDQGALQAGDLMQDLKTGHLLGAAPKAQFWGQVIGATVGALLSAFIYRLYTMVYTIPGELFQVPTAYVWIFTARLVTGQGLPPKVKEWAVGAGVLFACTTMTRTLSVGKRWRSWVPGGIAVAVGMYNVPSFTLARAIGGLFGWYWVQILRRSNTPLIIMASGFILGEGFLSIVNLLLQGFGVPHY
- the OPT8 gene encoding OPT super, variant 2 (TransMembrane:12 (i36-58o64-84i96-121o141-159i250-268o274-296i308-325o345-367i448-468o474-496i503-520o526-545i)~EggNog:ENOG503NVY1~COG:S), which codes for MEPISPHLPPGEQMREDQQLLDRPHIKPPLPPGRHFTARSVLAGLGVGTVICAANVYFGLQTGWVSIMSMPASLMGFGIFRLLRRHLRFPFTPVENVLLQSVACGMAIMPLGCGFVGVIPAMDYLLTPEEQGPLFLSVGQLIIWSLGLCYFGVVFAVPLRHQVIIRERLRFPSGFSTAVLISVLHGQGARSSSKEDLDAAAQGGFASLVPRQETSPSQSPITSEPAPLDRSVSPDGDPDVSQDWVSNMRLLLLCFLVSGLFTVTTYFLPFLRNIPIFGTVAAQTWLWTLNPSLAYVGQGIIMGAETTLHMVIGAVVGWGLLSPLAKVKGWAPGPVDDWEHGSKGWIVWISLAIMLVDAVVSLGYIALQPLLGRRLLVLIEPLRLRLRARGGITSLFGRSSHHYAPLSDRDDDGRQASRPASARDRSDCGKSNSDDDDAPPEHRIGGRLVAVGLVLSILLCVLTIHVVFGDLVPLYATVTAVLMALVLSIMGVRALGETDLNPVSGISKLAQLFFAIIVPQSNKNSVLINLVAGAVVGTPSLPALLKWHRFTAQLS